A section of the Streptomyces sp. Je 1-369 genome encodes:
- the lepB gene encoding signal peptidase I has translation MGDLAVGARSGHEGPEDRPGRSGEPDVEAVADGTTPGSDAVGDDGDGDGGATRAQDPEQPRKKPRSFWKELPLLIGIALVLALLIKTFLVQAFSIPSDSMQNTLQQGDRVLVDKLTPWFGSEPERGEVVVFRDPGHWLDGEPTPDPNAIQRVLGWVGLMPSADEKDLIKRVIGVEGDTVECKGTGPVKVNGKALNEPYVFAGNTPCSVDDQGGQFKIKVPQGKIWVMGDHRQNSLDSRYHQKQPGGGAVPVDNVVGRAIVIAWPPTRWATLPKPDTFDQPGINALSSAAPGVLGLAGAVPLVLWRRRRLTVAAARDARVSGCSTAG, from the coding sequence GTGGGGGATTTGGCGGTCGGCGCACGATCCGGACACGAGGGACCCGAAGATCGGCCGGGACGATCCGGCGAGCCGGACGTCGAGGCCGTCGCGGACGGCACGACCCCCGGGAGTGACGCCGTGGGCGACGACGGCGACGGTGACGGCGGCGCGACGCGCGCGCAGGACCCCGAGCAGCCGCGGAAGAAGCCCCGCTCCTTCTGGAAGGAGCTGCCGCTCCTCATCGGCATCGCCCTGGTCCTGGCGTTGCTCATCAAGACGTTCCTGGTCCAGGCGTTCTCGATTCCGTCGGACTCGATGCAGAACACGCTGCAGCAGGGCGACCGCGTCCTCGTCGACAAGCTGACGCCGTGGTTCGGTTCCGAGCCCGAGCGCGGCGAAGTCGTCGTCTTCAGGGACCCCGGCCACTGGCTGGACGGCGAGCCCACGCCCGACCCGAACGCGATCCAGCGGGTCCTCGGCTGGGTCGGCCTGATGCCGTCAGCCGACGAGAAGGACCTCATCAAGCGCGTCATCGGCGTCGAGGGCGACACGGTGGAGTGCAAGGGCACCGGCCCGGTGAAGGTCAACGGCAAGGCGCTCAACGAGCCGTACGTCTTCGCGGGCAACACCCCGTGCAGCGTCGACGACCAGGGCGGCCAGTTCAAGATCAAGGTTCCCCAGGGCAAAATCTGGGTCATGGGTGACCACCGGCAGAACTCGCTGGACTCCCGCTACCACCAGAAGCAGCCGGGCGGCGGCGCCGTCCCCGTGGACAACGTCGTGGGCCGCGCCATCGTGATCGCCTGGCCGCCCACCCGCTGGGCGACGCTGCCCAAGCCGGACACCTTCGACCAGCCGGGCATCAACGCGCTCTCCAGCGCGGCGCCGGGCGTCCTCGGGCTCGCGGGTGCCGTGCCGCTCGTGCTGTGGCGCAGGCGCCGCCTCACGGTGGCTGCCGCGCGCGATGCGAGGGTTTCTGGCTGCAGTACCGCCGGGTAG
- the whiG gene encoding RNA polymerase sigma factor WhiG, with product MPQHTSGSDRAAVPPAARSGEQERPPAPSSLDELWRSYKETGDGRLREQLILHYSPLVKYVAGRVSVGLPPNVEQADFVSSGVFGLIDAIEKFDIERSIKFETYAITRIRGAMIDELRALDWIPRSVRQKARNVERAYATLEAQLRRTPSEGEVAAEMGIALEELHAVFSQLSLANVVALEELLHAGSEGGDRLSLMDTLEDHAADNPVEVAEDRELRRLLARAINTLPEREKTVVTLYYYEGLTLAEIGNVLGVTESRVSQIHTKSVLQLRAKLASFGR from the coding sequence ATGCCCCAGCACACCTCAGGGTCCGATCGGGCAGCGGTTCCCCCCGCCGCCCGTAGCGGCGAGCAGGAGCGGCCCCCCGCGCCCTCGTCGCTGGACGAGTTGTGGCGCTCGTACAAGGAGACGGGGGACGGGCGGCTGCGGGAGCAGCTGATCCTGCACTACTCACCGCTGGTGAAGTACGTCGCGGGCCGGGTCAGCGTGGGGCTGCCGCCCAATGTCGAGCAGGCCGACTTCGTGTCGTCCGGAGTGTTCGGGCTCATCGACGCGATCGAGAAGTTCGACATCGAGCGGTCCATCAAGTTCGAGACGTACGCGATCACCCGCATCCGCGGGGCGATGATCGACGAGCTGCGCGCGCTCGACTGGATCCCGCGTTCGGTGCGGCAGAAGGCGCGCAACGTCGAGCGGGCGTACGCCACGCTGGAGGCGCAGCTGCGGCGTACTCCATCGGAGGGTGAGGTCGCCGCCGAGATGGGAATCGCGCTGGAGGAACTACACGCGGTTTTCAGCCAGTTGTCACTGGCTAACGTGGTGGCCCTCGAAGAGCTGCTCCACGCGGGCAGCGAGGGCGGCGACCGGCTCAGCCTGATGGACACGCTCGAGGACCACGCGGCCGACAACCCCGTGGAGGTCGCCGAGGACCGGGAACTCCGCAGGCTGCTCGCGCGGGCCATCAACACGCTGCCGGAACGAGAGAAAACCGTCGTCACGCTCTACTACTACGAAGGGCTCACGCTCGCCGAGATCGGCAACGTGCTCGGTGTGACCGAGAGCCGAGTCAGCCAGATCCACACCAAATCCGTGCTGCAGCTGCGCGCGAAGCTGGCGAGTTTTGGGCGCTGA
- a CDS encoding YifB family Mg chelatase-like AAA ATPase yields MGFARTCSVALVGVEGVVVEVQADLEPGVAAFTLVGLPDKSLTESRDRVRAAVVNSGGEWPQKKLTVGLSPASVPKGGSGFDLAVACAVLGAAERIDPRVLTDIVMIGELGLDGRVRPVLGVLPAVLAAADAGYEQVVVPECTAAEASLVPGISVLGVRSLRQLIAVLTDEPVPEEEPDEPGRPDPLLAGLCVPGTGVGTGLSGALDDAHALDLADVVGQVAARTAVEVAAAGAHHLFLQGPPGAGKTMLAERLPAVLPRLTREESLEVTAVHSVAGMLPPGRPLVDIAPYCAPHHSATMQSLVGGGKGIARPGAVSLAHRGVLFLDEAPEFSSQTLDSLRQPLESGHVVIARSAGVVRLPAKFLMVLAANPCPCGRHTLLGDGCECPTSVIRRYQARLSGPLLDRIDLKVEVEAVTRSELAGYGTPGESTRTVADRVSAARERAAARLAGTGWRTNSEVAGHALRTRWPAAPGALEAAELDLERGFLTARGLDRVLRVAWTVADLAGHDRPLAQDVALALQLRTGIARGVPMVIGASS; encoded by the coding sequence ATGGGATTCGCGCGTACGTGTTCGGTGGCGCTCGTCGGCGTCGAGGGCGTGGTCGTCGAGGTGCAGGCCGACCTGGAGCCCGGAGTCGCGGCCTTCACGCTGGTGGGGCTGCCGGACAAGAGCCTCACCGAGAGCCGCGACAGGGTCAGGGCGGCGGTGGTCAACTCCGGTGGTGAGTGGCCGCAGAAGAAACTCACGGTCGGACTGAGCCCGGCGTCGGTGCCGAAGGGCGGCAGCGGCTTCGATCTTGCCGTCGCCTGTGCTGTCCTCGGGGCGGCCGAACGGATCGATCCACGGGTCCTCACCGACATCGTGATGATCGGAGAGCTCGGACTCGACGGCCGGGTGCGCCCGGTCCTCGGGGTGCTGCCCGCGGTGCTCGCGGCGGCCGACGCCGGGTACGAACAGGTGGTCGTCCCGGAGTGCACCGCCGCCGAGGCCTCCCTGGTGCCGGGCATCTCGGTCCTCGGGGTGCGCAGCCTGCGACAGCTCATCGCGGTGCTCACCGACGAGCCGGTGCCGGAGGAGGAGCCGGACGAGCCCGGGCGGCCCGACCCGCTGCTCGCCGGGCTCTGTGTGCCGGGCACCGGCGTCGGCACGGGCCTCAGCGGCGCCCTGGACGACGCCCACGCGCTCGACCTGGCCGATGTCGTCGGGCAGGTGGCGGCCAGGACGGCCGTCGAAGTGGCCGCGGCGGGAGCGCACCATCTGTTTCTGCAAGGCCCGCCGGGCGCGGGAAAAACGATGCTCGCGGAACGGCTCCCGGCGGTCCTGCCCCGGCTGACCCGGGAAGAGTCCCTGGAAGTGACGGCGGTGCACTCCGTGGCGGGCATGCTGCCGCCGGGCAGACCGCTGGTGGACATCGCCCCGTACTGCGCGCCGCACCACTCCGCGACCATGCAGTCGCTCGTGGGCGGCGGCAAGGGAATCGCACGGCCGGGCGCGGTCTCGCTCGCTCATCGCGGAGTGCTTTTCCTGGACGAGGCGCCCGAGTTCAGCAGCCAGACCCTGGACTCACTGCGGCAGCCCCTGGAGTCGGGGCACGTGGTCATCGCGCGCAGCGCCGGCGTGGTGCGGCTGCCCGCCAAGTTCCTGATGGTGCTCGCGGCGAACCCCTGCCCGTGCGGCCGGCACACGTTGCTGGGCGACGGCTGCGAGTGCCCCACTTCCGTCATCCGCCGCTATCAGGCCCGCCTCTCGGGCCCGCTGCTCGACCGCATCGACCTGAAGGTCGAGGTGGAGGCCGTCACCCGCTCCGAACTGGCGGGGTACGGCACGCCGGGGGAGTCCACCCGGACCGTCGCCGACCGGGTGAGTGCCGCGCGCGAGAGAGCCGCCGCCCGTCTGGCCGGCACCGGCTGGCGGACCAACAGCGAGGTCGCGGGACACGCCCTGCGCACCCGCTGGCCCGCGGCGCCCGGCGCGCTGGAGGCGGCCGAGCTGGACCTGGAGCGGGGTTTCCTGACGGCCCGGGGACTGGACCGCGTGCTGCGGGTCGCCTGGACCGTCGCCGACCTCGCGGGGCACGACCGGCCCCTCGCGCAGGACGTCGCCCTCGCACTGCAACTGCGCACCGGGATCGCCCGGGGCGTGCCGATGGTCATCGGGGCGTCCTCGTGA
- the dprA gene encoding DNA-processing protein DprA: MSADPPSEGERLARVALTRVLEPGDAVGGRWLREVGPDEVLRRLTGTEDEARLPGVTARRWEGLRARAAAVRAERDLAAARDVGGRFVCPGDAEWPVTLDDLGDARPVGLWVRGRPSLRIWGLRSVAVVGSRACSAYGAHMAAELAAGLAERGWVVISGGAYGVDGAAHRGALGAGGATVAVLACGVDRPYPRGHAGLIGRIAEQGLVVGELPPGDHPTPSRFILRNRVIAALTRGTVVVEAAYRSGALATARGAQELGRFVMGVPGPATSGLSAGVHELLRGDGVLVTDASEVVELVGDMGELAPARRGPVVPRDLLAPGVRRVLAALPARGCVAVRDIAIGAGTTEDDAVGRLYELQSLGFVERHGDGWQLTRQAFLSVFAPGEES; this comes from the coding sequence GTGAGCGCCGATCCGCCTTCGGAAGGAGAGCGGCTGGCCCGCGTCGCGTTGACGCGGGTCCTCGAACCGGGGGACGCGGTCGGCGGGCGGTGGCTGCGCGAGGTCGGGCCGGACGAGGTGCTGCGGCGTCTCACTGGAACGGAGGACGAGGCGCGGCTGCCGGGGGTGACGGCGCGGCGGTGGGAAGGGCTGCGGGCGCGGGCCGCCGCGGTGCGGGCGGAGCGGGATCTGGCGGCGGCGCGGGATGTCGGGGGGAGGTTCGTGTGTCCGGGGGACGCGGAGTGGCCGGTCACCCTGGACGACCTGGGGGACGCGCGTCCGGTCGGGCTCTGGGTGCGGGGGCGGCCCTCCCTGCGCATATGGGGCCTGCGGTCGGTGGCCGTCGTCGGCTCGCGGGCCTGTTCGGCGTATGGCGCGCACATGGCGGCCGAGCTCGCCGCGGGGCTCGCGGAGCGCGGCTGGGTCGTGATCTCCGGAGGGGCGTACGGCGTGGACGGCGCCGCACACCGCGGGGCCCTCGGGGCCGGTGGTGCAACCGTGGCCGTCCTTGCCTGCGGGGTCGACCGGCCCTATCCGCGTGGGCACGCCGGGCTGATCGGCCGGATCGCGGAACAGGGCCTCGTGGTGGGTGAGTTGCCACCGGGCGACCATCCGACGCCGAGCCGGTTCATTCTGCGGAACAGGGTGATCGCGGCGCTGACCAGGGGAACGGTGGTGGTCGAGGCCGCGTACCGCAGTGGGGCGCTCGCCACGGCGCGCGGTGCCCAGGAGTTGGGGCGGTTCGTCATGGGGGTGCCGGGGCCCGCGACCAGCGGCCTGTCGGCCGGGGTGCACGAGCTGCTGCGGGGTGACGGAGTCCTCGTCACCGATGCCTCCGAAGTCGTCGAGTTGGTGGGTGACATGGGGGAGCTCGCGCCGGCCAGGCGTGGGCCCGTCGTGCCGCGTGACCTGCTCGCTCCCGGAGTGCGGCGCGTCCTCGCCGCCCTGCCTGCGCGGGGGTGCGTGGCGGTGCGGGACATCGCGATCGGTGCGGGGACGACCGAGGACGACGCGGTCGGGCGGCTGTACGAACTTCAGTCGTTGGGGTTCGTCGAACGACACGGCGACGGCTGGCAGTTGACACGCCAGGCGTTTCTGTCCGTCTTCGCCCCTGGGGAGGAATCGTGA
- a CDS encoding DUF2469 domain-containing protein translates to MSAEDLEKYETEMELKLYREYRDVVGLFKYVIETERRFYLTNDYEMQVHSVQGEVFFEVSMADAWVWDMYRPARFVKQVRVLTFKDVNIEELNKSDLELPGS, encoded by the coding sequence ATGAGCGCCGAGGACCTCGAGAAGTACGAGACCGAGATGGAGCTGAAGCTCTACCGGGAGTACCGCGATGTCGTCGGGTTGTTCAAATACGTGATCGAGACCGAACGTCGTTTCTACCTCACGAACGACTACGAGATGCAGGTGCACTCGGTTCAGGGTGAGGTCTTCTTCGAGGTCTCCATGGCGGATGCCTGGGTGTGGGACATGTACCGGCCCGCCCGGTTCGTCAAGCAGGTGCGGGTGCTCACGTTCAAGGACGTGAACATCGAGGAGCTCAACAAGAGCGACCTGGAGCTGCCGGGCAGCTGA
- a CDS encoding TetR/AcrR family transcriptional regulator yields the protein MAEHRSMQRGALLDAARSLLSEGGTEALTFPALAERTGLARSSVYEYFRSRAAVVEELCEVDFPVWAAEVSAAMECAESAEGKVEAYVRRQLALVGDRRHRAVVAISASELDAGAREKIRAAHGGLIAMIVEALDELGHEQPRMAAMLLQGIVDAAVRRIELGVAERPDAITEAAVAMALRGVRG from the coding sequence GTGGCCGAGCACCGGTCGATGCAGCGCGGCGCCCTGCTGGACGCCGCGCGTTCCCTGCTGTCCGAAGGCGGTACGGAGGCGCTGACCTTCCCCGCGCTCGCCGAGCGCACCGGTCTTGCCCGGTCGTCCGTGTACGAGTACTTCCGGTCGAGGGCGGCCGTGGTCGAAGAGCTGTGCGAGGTCGACTTCCCCGTCTGGGCGGCGGAGGTCTCGGCGGCGATGGAGTGCGCGGAGTCGGCCGAGGGCAAGGTAGAGGCCTACGTACGACGACAGCTGGCGCTGGTCGGGGACCGACGGCACCGCGCCGTCGTCGCCATCTCCGCGAGCGAGCTGGACGCCGGGGCCCGGGAGAAGATCCGCGCCGCGCACGGTGGCCTCATCGCGATGATCGTCGAGGCGTTGGACGAGCTGGGCCACGAGCAGCCCCGGATGGCGGCGATGCTGCTCCAGGGCATCGTGGACGCCGCGGTCCGGCGCATCGAGCTCGGGGTGGCGGAGCGGCCGGACGCCATCACGGAGGCAGCCGTGGCCATGGCGCTGCGGGGGGTCCGGGGCTGA
- the frr gene encoding ribosome recycling factor — protein MIEETLLEAEEKMEKAVVVAKEDFAAIRTGRAHPAMFNKIVADYYGALTPINQLASFSVPEPRMAVVTPFDKSALRNIEQAIRDSDLGVNPSNDGNIIRVTFPELTQDRRKEFIKVAKTKAEDSKISIRSIRRKAKEAFDKAIKDGDVGEDEGRRAEKELDDTTAKYVAQVDELLKHKEAELLEV, from the coding sequence GTGATCGAAGAGACCCTCCTCGAGGCCGAGGAGAAGATGGAGAAGGCCGTCGTGGTCGCCAAGGAGGACTTCGCCGCGATCCGCACCGGCCGTGCGCACCCGGCGATGTTCAACAAGATCGTGGCTGACTACTACGGCGCGCTGACGCCGATCAACCAGCTGGCCTCGTTCTCGGTGCCCGAGCCGCGGATGGCCGTGGTGACCCCGTTCGACAAGAGCGCGCTGCGCAACATCGAGCAGGCCATCCGGGACTCCGACCTCGGCGTCAACCCGAGCAACGACGGCAACATCATCCGGGTGACCTTCCCCGAGCTCACCCAGGACCGCCGCAAGGAGTTCATCAAGGTCGCCAAGACCAAGGCCGAGGACTCCAAGATCTCGATCCGGTCGATCCGTCGCAAGGCCAAGGAGGCCTTCGACAAGGCGATCAAGGACGGCGACGTCGGCGAGGACGAGGGGCGCCGCGCCGAGAAGGAGCTCGACGACACCACCGCGAAGTACGTCGCCCAGGTGGACGAGCTGCTCAAGCACAAGGAAGCCGAGCTGCTCGAAGTCTGA
- the tsf gene encoding translation elongation factor Ts: MANYTAADVKKLRELTGAGMMDCKKALDEAEGNVDKAVEALRIKGQKGVAKREGRSAENGAVVSLIADDNTSGVIVELKCETDFVAKGEKFQAVANNLAAHIAKTSPADLDALLASEIEAGKTVQAYVDEANANLGEKIVLDRFAQFSGAYVSAYMHRTMPDLPPQIGVLVELDKADAGLAKGIAQHIAAFAPKYLTKEDVPADVVETERRVAEETTRAEGKPEAALPKIVEGRVNGFFKEATLLGQPYALDNKKSVEKVLAEAGVTLKRFSRIKVGI; encoded by the coding sequence ATGGCGAACTACACCGCCGCTGACGTCAAGAAGCTCCGTGAGCTCACGGGCGCCGGCATGATGGACTGCAAGAAGGCGCTCGACGAGGCCGAGGGCAACGTCGACAAGGCCGTCGAGGCGCTCCGCATCAAGGGCCAGAAGGGCGTCGCCAAGCGCGAGGGCCGTTCCGCCGAGAACGGCGCCGTGGTCTCCCTCATCGCCGACGACAACACCTCCGGTGTCATCGTCGAGCTGAAGTGCGAGACGGACTTCGTCGCCAAGGGCGAGAAGTTCCAGGCCGTCGCGAACAACCTCGCCGCCCACATCGCCAAGACGTCCCCGGCCGACCTCGACGCGCTGCTCGCGTCCGAGATCGAGGCCGGCAAGACCGTCCAGGCGTACGTCGACGAGGCCAACGCCAACCTCGGCGAGAAGATCGTCCTGGACCGCTTCGCGCAGTTCTCGGGCGCCTACGTCTCCGCGTACATGCACCGCACGATGCCCGACCTGCCCCCGCAGATCGGTGTCCTCGTCGAGCTGGACAAGGCCGACGCCGGTCTGGCCAAGGGCATCGCGCAGCACATCGCCGCCTTCGCGCCGAAGTACCTCACCAAGGAGGACGTGCCGGCCGACGTCGTCGAGACCGAGCGCCGCGTCGCCGAGGAGACCACTCGCGCCGAAGGCAAGCCCGAGGCTGCCCTCCCGAAGATCGTCGAGGGTCGCGTCAACGGCTTCTTCAAGGAGGCCACCCTCCTCGGCCAGCCGTACGCGCTGGACAACAAGAAGTCGGTCGAGAAGGTTCTCGCCGAGGCCGGTGTCACCCTGAAGCGCTTCTCGCGCATCAAGGTCGGCATCTGA
- the lepB gene encoding signal peptidase I has product MSRTQRTNEGRGRLGSVLSGIAVALGCVLFLGGFVWGAFLYQPYTVPTGSMAPTIGSGDRVLAQQIDGDEVRRGDVVVFKQSTWGDLPMVKRVVGVGGDRIACCEDGKLTVNGKEVAEPYLLDQGDAAVATRIPATTVPKGRLFLLGDERSGSLDSTAHLTDGENGTVARDAVKARVDAVAWPMDSFGMLERPDGFAAVPGGISEPGPLRLMVIAVVAGMVLVLGGAAYGPVARRAGRRRAGSGAQEAAGVG; this is encoded by the coding sequence ATGAGCAGGACACAACGTACGAACGAGGGCCGCGGACGGCTCGGCAGCGTGCTGTCGGGCATCGCCGTGGCCCTCGGCTGTGTGCTCTTCCTCGGAGGGTTCGTCTGGGGCGCGTTCCTGTACCAGCCGTACACCGTGCCCACCGGCTCGATGGCGCCGACGATCGGCTCCGGTGACCGTGTGCTCGCGCAGCAGATCGACGGCGATGAGGTGCGCCGCGGCGACGTCGTCGTCTTCAAGCAGTCCACGTGGGGCGATCTGCCGATGGTGAAGCGCGTCGTCGGCGTCGGCGGCGACCGGATCGCCTGCTGCGAGGACGGCAAGCTGACCGTCAACGGCAAGGAAGTCGCAGAACCGTATCTCCTCGATCAGGGCGACGCCGCCGTGGCCACCCGCATCCCTGCCACCACGGTCCCCAAGGGCCGCCTGTTCCTGCTCGGTGACGAGCGCAGCGGTTCGCTGGACTCCACCGCGCACCTGACCGACGGGGAGAACGGCACGGTGGCCCGGGACGCCGTGAAGGCGCGGGTCGACGCGGTGGCCTGGCCGATGGACAGCTTCGGCATGCTGGAGCGGCCCGACGGCTTCGCGGCCGTGCCGGGCGGCATCTCCGAACCGGGTCCGCTGCGCCTGATGGTGATCGCGGTCGTGGCGGGCATGGTCCTCGTCCTGGGCGGCGCGGCCTACGGCCCCGTGGCCAGGCGGGCGGGCCGTCGCCGTGCCGGGAGCGGTGCGCAGGAGGCCGCCGGTGTCGGCTGA
- the rpsB gene encoding 30S ribosomal protein S2: MAVVTMRELLESGVHFGHQTRRWNPKMKRFIFTERNGIYIIDLLQSLSYIDRAYEFVKETVAHGGTVMFVGTKKQAQEAIAEQATRVGMPYVNQRWLGGMLTNFSTVYKRLQRLKELEQIDFEDVAASGLTKKELLVLSREKAKLEKTLGGIREMSKVPSAVWIVDTKKEHIAVGEARKLNIPVVAILDTNCDPDEVDYKIPGNDDAIRSVTLLTRVIADAVAEGLIARSGVATGDSKPGEKAQGEPLAEWERDLLEGEKKADEPKADEAKAEEPKADEAEAEVQKSAETEKAADAEQADAPAAAADAEQA, from the coding sequence ATGGCCGTCGTCACGATGCGGGAGCTGCTGGAGAGCGGCGTCCACTTCGGTCACCAGACCCGTCGTTGGAACCCGAAGATGAAGCGCTTCATCTTCACGGAGCGCAACGGCATCTACATCATCGACCTGCTCCAGTCGCTGTCGTACATCGACCGCGCCTACGAGTTCGTCAAGGAGACCGTCGCCCACGGCGGCACGGTCATGTTCGTCGGCACGAAGAAGCAGGCGCAGGAGGCCATCGCGGAGCAGGCCACCCGCGTCGGCATGCCCTACGTCAACCAGCGCTGGCTGGGCGGCATGCTCACCAACTTCTCGACCGTCTACAAGCGTCTGCAGCGCCTCAAGGAGCTCGAGCAGATCGACTTCGAGGACGTCGCCGCTTCCGGTCTCACCAAGAAGGAGCTTCTCGTGCTCTCGCGCGAGAAGGCCAAGCTGGAGAAGACCCTCGGTGGTATCCGCGAGATGTCCAAGGTGCCCAGCGCCGTCTGGATCGTGGACACCAAGAAGGAGCACATCGCGGTCGGCGAGGCCCGGAAGCTCAACATCCCGGTCGTCGCCATCCTCGACACCAACTGTGACCCCGACGAGGTCGACTACAAGATCCCGGGCAACGACGACGCGATCCGCTCCGTCACCCTGCTCACCCGCGTGATCGCCGACGCCGTCGCCGAGGGCCTCATCGCCCGTTCCGGCGTTGCCACCGGTGACTCGAAGCCGGGCGAGAAGGCCCAGGGCGAGCCGCTCGCCGAGTGGGAGCGCGACCTGCTCGAGGGCGAGAAGAAGGCTGACGAGCCCAAGGCCGACGAGGCCAAGGCCGAGGAGCCGAAGGCCGACGAGGCCGAGGCCGAGGTTCAGAAGTCCGCCGAGACGGAGAAGGCTGCCGACGCCGAGCAGGCCGACGCCCCCGCCGCGGCCGCGGACGCCGAGCAGGCCTGA
- the pyrH gene encoding UMP kinase: protein MTTQADSKSDDGKVAGRFLLKLSGEAFAGGGGLGVDPDVVHAIAREIAAVVRDGAQIAIVIGGGNFFRGAELQQRGMDRARSDYMGMLGTVMNCLALQDFLEKEGIDCRVQTAITMGQVAEPYIPLRAVRHLEKGRVVIFGAGMGMPYFSTDTTAAQRALEIDAEALLMGKNGVDGVYDSDPKANPDAVKFDSLGYGEVITRDLKVADMTAITLCRDNKLPILVFELLSEGNIARAVKGEKIGTLVGDQGSRA, encoded by the coding sequence ATGACCACCCAGGCCGACTCGAAGAGTGATGACGGCAAAGTTGCCGGACGCTTCCTGCTGAAGCTCTCCGGCGAGGCGTTCGCCGGTGGGGGCGGCCTCGGGGTCGACCCCGACGTGGTGCACGCCATCGCCCGGGAGATCGCCGCCGTCGTCCGTGACGGCGCCCAGATCGCCATCGTCATCGGCGGAGGCAACTTCTTCCGCGGTGCCGAGCTCCAGCAGCGCGGCATGGACCGGGCCCGCTCCGACTACATGGGCATGCTCGGCACCGTCATGAACTGCCTCGCGCTGCAGGACTTCCTGGAGAAGGAAGGCATCGACTGCCGCGTCCAGACCGCCATCACCATGGGGCAGGTCGCGGAGCCGTACATCCCGCTGCGCGCCGTGCGCCACCTGGAGAAGGGCCGTGTGGTCATCTTCGGCGCCGGCATGGGCATGCCGTACTTCTCCACCGACACCACCGCCGCGCAGCGCGCCCTGGAGATCGACGCCGAGGCGCTGCTGATGGGCAAGAACGGCGTGGACGGCGTCTACGACTCCGACCCGAAGGCCAACCCCGACGCGGTGAAGTTCGACTCCCTCGGCTACGGCGAGGTCATCACGCGCGACCTCAAGGTCGCCGACATGACCGCCATCACGCTGTGCCGGGACAACAAGCTGCCCATCCTGGTCTTCGAGCTGCTCTCCGAGGGCAATATCGCGCGGGCCGTCAAGGGTGAGAAGATCGGCACACTCGTGGGCGACCAGGGAAGCCGGGCCTGA
- a CDS encoding YraN family protein: MIVGVGGDADMNARGALGRYGEDLAARRLIDTGMTVLERNWRAGRTGEIDIVAMDGEALVVCEVKTRRGGPGGSPPFEHPMAGVGRTKAERLRRLAERWIEERGGPPPGGVRIDLIGVLIPRRGVPVVEHARGVA; the protein is encoded by the coding sequence GTGATCGTGGGTGTCGGAGGTGATGCCGACATGAACGCACGGGGAGCACTCGGCAGGTACGGCGAAGATCTGGCCGCACGGCGGCTGATCGACACGGGGATGACGGTCCTGGAGCGCAACTGGCGCGCAGGCAGGACCGGTGAGATCGACATCGTGGCCATGGACGGCGAGGCACTCGTCGTCTGCGAGGTCAAGACGCGCAGAGGGGGCCCGGGCGGTTCCCCTCCCTTCGAACATCCGATGGCGGGCGTCGGCCGCACCAAGGCGGAGCGGCTGCGAAGGCTCGCCGAGCGCTGGATCGAGGAGCGCGGCGGCCCACCGCCGGGCGGCGTCCGCATCGACCTGATCGGAGTCCTCATCCCGCGCCGCGGCGTTCCCGTGGTCGAGCACGCGCGCGGGGTGGCCTGA
- a CDS encoding NUDIX hydrolase, producing the protein MSADLRRVARVILLDPSDRILLMHGFEPENASDDWWFTPGGGVEGDETREQAALRELREETGITEVELGPVLWQRVCSFPFAGRRWDQDEWYYLARTSQTTIAAEGLTELERRSVDGARWWTCRELTEAHETVYPTRLAELLRRLLDEGPPERPEILATEIV; encoded by the coding sequence GTGTCGGCTGACCTGCGCAGGGTCGCCCGCGTGATCCTGCTGGACCCGAGCGACCGCATCCTGCTGATGCACGGCTTCGAGCCGGAGAACGCGTCGGACGACTGGTGGTTCACGCCGGGCGGCGGGGTCGAGGGCGACGAGACGCGGGAGCAGGCGGCCCTGCGTGAGCTCCGGGAAGAGACCGGCATCACGGAGGTCGAGCTCGGCCCGGTCCTGTGGCAGCGCGTCTGTTCGTTCCCCTTCGCGGGGCGGCGCTGGGACCAGGACGAGTGGTACTACCTGGCCCGTACGTCGCAGACCACGATTGCCGCTGAGGGCCTCACGGAGCTGGAAAGACGCAGTGTCGACGGAGCACGTTGGTGGACGTGCCGAGAACTGACCGAGGCTCATGAGACGGTGTATCCGACCAGGCTCGCCGAGCTGCTTCGCAGACTGCTCGACGAGGGGCCCCCGGAAAGGCCCGAGATCCTCGCCACGGAAATCGTGTAG